The proteins below come from a single Nitrospirota bacterium genomic window:
- a CDS encoding ATP-dependent Clp protease ATP-binding subunit, with protein MIDLSRYQNKMSERCFRVLTRAVDESQRRQHFFLGIEHLFLALLEIEHDLFKEMADDVRLPLDLVDEAVRAQMHTAKQYLGVGMRIPSDTKMVFKHAWEEAQKRGRNLIHSADLLAAMFRDEHSLPARMLMSFGVSPDEVQEWLKTRHRDRRSGAELRRRKHDLPPHLAMYGVNLNQLALQGRIPPLVGREAELRQMVEILCHRERQNSVMLVGDAGVGKTALAEGMARKLELEPQTIPERLREAQIVNLQMNTLVAGTVFRGMFEDRMEKIIREVRERKDIILFVDEAHTMIGAGTALGVTSDAATILRSALARGEVQIVGATTLAEYKMHIQEDEALTRRFRIVHVEEPSPEHARTILAEAGKRYEEYYGVNVSDAALNAAMDLSRRYMHHLRLPDKAIGWLNTACVKVEFHGQEKIVRAEDVARVVAEEAKIPYAMIARDGIPPFDALPEVLDRRIVGQREAKDAVVRRLRLNKGPLKLDAARPDGVLLFLGPTGVGKTEMAKALAEFLFGDDRKMVRMDMSEFSDSTLGVDKLIGMPRGIVGSERGGVLTSAIRDHPFTIVLLDEMEKANRWVRDLFLQVFDEGWMTDGRGRKVYFSDSTIIMTSNLGAEHFKSLTRPMGFLQEGKEFAAIRSDVMAELEKAFSPEFINRIDEVVVFTPLSEGEVRQIVERHLAALDAHLRGFGKSLSYTEEAAAALAAKGYSIQYGARFLKRVIDETVKLPVMEQWDRASHFILDLQSGALRIHGCAGAS; from the coding sequence GTGATCGACCTCTCGCGATACCAGAACAAGATGTCCGAACGCTGCTTCCGCGTTCTCACGCGGGCGGTCGACGAATCCCAGCGGCGGCAGCATTTCTTCCTCGGCATCGAGCACCTCTTCCTCGCCCTTCTCGAAATCGAACACGATTTGTTCAAGGAGATGGCCGACGACGTCCGCCTCCCGCTGGACCTGGTGGACGAAGCCGTGCGGGCCCAGATGCACACGGCCAAGCAGTATCTCGGCGTGGGAATGCGGATTCCCAGCGATACGAAAATGGTTTTCAAGCACGCCTGGGAGGAGGCCCAGAAAAGGGGCCGGAATCTCATCCATTCAGCGGATCTCCTGGCTGCCATGTTCCGGGACGAGCATTCCCTCCCCGCCCGAATGCTGATGTCCTTCGGCGTCAGCCCCGATGAAGTCCAGGAGTGGCTCAAAACCAGGCATCGCGATCGAAGGTCCGGGGCTGAGCTGCGCCGAAGGAAGCACGACCTGCCTCCCCACCTGGCCATGTACGGCGTCAATCTGAATCAACTGGCCCTTCAGGGTCGCATTCCCCCGCTCGTGGGACGCGAAGCCGAGCTCCGGCAAATGGTGGAAATTCTCTGCCACCGGGAAAGGCAAAACTCCGTGATGCTCGTGGGCGATGCGGGAGTGGGCAAGACCGCCCTGGCCGAGGGGATGGCACGGAAGCTTGAGCTTGAACCGCAGACCATTCCCGAACGGCTCCGCGAGGCCCAGATCGTGAACCTTCAGATGAACACGCTTGTGGCGGGAACGGTCTTCCGCGGGATGTTCGAGGATCGGATGGAAAAAATCATCCGCGAGGTGCGCGAGCGGAAAGACATCATCCTGTTTGTCGATGAGGCGCACACGATGATCGGGGCGGGCACGGCGCTCGGCGTCACGTCGGACGCGGCCACCATCCTGCGCTCCGCCCTTGCGAGAGGAGAGGTTCAGATCGTTGGAGCGACCACGCTGGCCGAGTACAAAATGCACATCCAGGAGGATGAGGCGCTCACGCGACGATTCCGCATCGTCCACGTGGAGGAGCCTTCGCCGGAGCATGCGCGAACCATCCTGGCCGAGGCCGGCAAACGCTACGAGGAATATTATGGCGTCAATGTGTCCGACGCCGCGCTGAATGCGGCGATGGATCTCTCCCGGCGCTACATGCACCACCTCCGGCTGCCGGACAAGGCGATCGGATGGCTCAACACGGCGTGCGTGAAAGTGGAGTTCCACGGCCAGGAGAAAATCGTGCGCGCGGAGGACGTGGCGCGGGTGGTGGCGGAGGAGGCGAAGATTCCATATGCGATGATCGCTCGGGACGGCATCCCCCCCTTCGACGCGCTTCCGGAGGTTTTGGATCGTCGCATCGTGGGCCAGCGGGAGGCGAAGGATGCGGTCGTGCGGCGGCTGCGGCTGAACAAGGGTCCACTGAAGTTGGATGCCGCGCGACCGGACGGGGTTCTCCTCTTTCTGGGGCCCACCGGCGTGGGGAAAACGGAGATGGCGAAAGCGCTGGCCGAGTTCCTCTTCGGCGATGATCGGAAGATGGTGCGGATGGACATGTCGGAATTCTCGGACTCGACGCTTGGTGTGGACAAGCTCATCGGTATGCCACGGGGGATTGTGGGCAGCGAGCGCGGCGGGGTCTTGACGAGCGCCATCCGCGACCACCCCTTCACGATTGTGCTGCTCGACGAAATGGAAAAGGCCAATCGGTGGGTGCGCGATCTATTCCTGCAAGTCTTCGACGAGGGGTGGATGACGGACGGTCGCGGCCGGAAGGTCTACTTCAGCGATTCGACCATCATCATGACGTCGAACCTGGGCGCCGAGCACTTCAAGAGCCTCACGCGTCCCATGGGCTTCCTCCAGGAAGGGAAGGAGTTCGCGGCGATCCGATCGGATGTCATGGCGGAGCTGGAAAAAGCCTTCTCACCGGAGTTCATCAACCGGATCGATGAAGTGGTGGTCTTCACGCCGCTATCAGAAGGCGAGGTGCGGCAGATTGTAGAGCGTCATCTCGCGGCGTTGGACGCCCACCTGCGTGGCTTCGGCAAGAGCCTGAGTTACACGGAGGAGGCCGCCGCCGCCCTCGCCGCGAAGGGCTACAGCATCCAGTATGGCGCGCGCTTCCTGAAACGCGTGATCGACGAAACGGTCAAACTGCCCGTCATGGAACAGTGGGACCGCGCCTCGCATTTCATCCTCGACCTCCAATCCGGCGCCCTCCGCATCCACGGCTGCGCCGGGGCCTCATAA
- a CDS encoding SAM-dependent DNA methyltransferase, which produces MSVHNQTKTLGQFFTPPDVARTLVHWATQRKRDRLLDPSCGDGEFLACHRKSVGIEIDPQKAAMAKMRAPWSLVHEGDFFDWAAQTKERFDAAAGNPPFIRYQSFSGVLREKALSLASFLGAEFSGLSSSWAPFLVVAASLLKPGGKMAFVVPAEIGHATYAKPLIEWICGHFGQVRLVAFREKLFPALSEDAWFLYCSGFGDETTGIHLNCLERFVADQEPARFARRIELSTWRESGWKLRRNLLTDTQLDLYDDLIARPSVVRFSEVAHAGIGYVTGANDFFHLRPSEARSHGIPRRVLRVSVRKSQQLPSSTVDRAVVANWIATDEPVLLLDLAELNDLPDSVRRYLATPAARDAKRAYKCRNRAPWYAVPDVRTPDAFLSYMSDSQPLLVRNPAGCTCTNSIHAVRFKPGVAARDVQRAWNEPLGQLSCELEGHPLGGGLLKLEPGEAANVRIAMNGLRLTRSEADTIAEATSLMRKWRHYAS; this is translated from the coding sequence ATGTCCGTCCACAACCAGACGAAGACGCTGGGACAGTTCTTCACGCCGCCGGACGTGGCGCGTACTCTTGTTCACTGGGCCACCCAGCGAAAACGCGATCGTTTGCTTGATCCATCGTGTGGGGACGGAGAATTCCTCGCCTGTCATCGCAAGTCGGTCGGCATCGAGATCGATCCACAAAAAGCCGCGATGGCCAAAATGCGCGCGCCGTGGTCCCTCGTGCACGAAGGCGACTTTTTCGATTGGGCCGCGCAGACCAAGGAAAGGTTCGACGCCGCTGCCGGGAATCCTCCCTTCATTCGATATCAAAGTTTTTCAGGTGTTCTCAGGGAAAAGGCGCTTTCACTTGCGTCCTTCTTAGGGGCCGAATTCAGCGGTCTCTCTTCGTCCTGGGCGCCCTTTCTGGTAGTTGCCGCGAGCCTGCTCAAGCCCGGGGGCAAGATGGCGTTCGTGGTGCCGGCCGAGATCGGCCACGCCACATATGCGAAACCTCTGATTGAATGGATTTGCGGGCATTTTGGGCAGGTCCGTCTTGTGGCTTTTCGCGAGAAACTGTTTCCGGCCTTGTCGGAGGACGCCTGGTTCCTGTACTGCTCAGGCTTCGGCGATGAGACGACGGGAATCCATCTGAACTGTCTTGAGAGATTTGTGGCCGATCAGGAACCGGCCAGATTCGCAAGGCGCATCGAACTTTCAACCTGGAGGGAATCCGGCTGGAAGCTGAGACGCAACCTCCTAACAGACACCCAGCTTGATCTCTATGACGATCTCATCGCCAGACCCTCGGTGGTGAGATTCTCAGAGGTGGCCCACGCAGGCATTGGTTACGTCACTGGGGCCAACGATTTCTTTCACCTCCGACCCTCCGAGGCGCGGTCTCATGGGATTCCGCGCCGAGTCCTCCGCGTGTCGGTGCGAAAGTCCCAACAGCTTCCTTCCTCTACGGTTGATCGCGCCGTGGTAGCCAATTGGATCGCAACGGACGAACCGGTCCTTCTGTTGGACCTTGCTGAGCTGAACGATCTCCCCGATTCCGTGCGACGTTATCTAGCTACCCCCGCGGCGAGAGACGCCAAGCGGGCGTACAAATGTCGGAATCGAGCCCCGTGGTACGCTGTTCCCGATGTCCGGACCCCCGATGCGTTCCTGTCGTACATGAGTGACAGCCAGCCCTTGCTGGTCCGAAATCCCGCCGGTTGCACCTGCACCAATTCCATTCATGCGGTGAGATTCAAGCCAGGTGTGGCGGCGCGCGATGTCCAGCGGGCTTGGAATGAGCCACTCGGCCAGCTAAGTTGCGAGTTGGAGGGCCATCCGCTCGGAGGCGGCCTCCTGAAACTCGAGCCGGGGGAAGCGGCGAACGTCCGGATCGCGATGAATGGACTAAGATTGACAAGAAGTGAGGCTGATACGATCGCCGAGGCCACCTCCCTGATGAGGAAGTGGAGGCATTATGCGTCCTGA
- a CDS encoding helix-turn-helix domain-containing protein, producing the protein MVRRDPPAPLRAEIMTVKQVADYLQMESHTVYKMARLGEIPSFKVSGRWRFKRDLIDEWFREKSLGRVRKEAS; encoded by the coding sequence ATGGTCCGCCGGGACCCCCCCGCTCCCCTGCGGGCGGAGATCATGACCGTGAAGCAGGTGGCCGATTACCTCCAGATGGAATCGCACACGGTCTACAAGATGGCGCGCCTGGGCGAAATCCCCTCGTTCAAGGTTTCCGGTCGCTGGAGATTCAAACGCGATTTGATTGACGAATGGTTCCGGGAGAAATCCCTGGGACGAGTCCGGAAAGAGGCCTCATAG